One stretch of Labrenzia sp. CE80 DNA includes these proteins:
- the pdxA gene encoding 4-hydroxythreonine-4-phosphate dehydrogenase PdxA, which produces MVSVKTPLAVTCGEPAGIGPDITLMSWAARKTLSLPTFYLRGDPGFIGRRARRLGIDVPVQVVEPEEAIGCFSKYLPVVATGDPVDDRPGEEAEETANAVIASIESSVEDVREGRASGVVTNPINKAALYSAGFTYPGHTEFLGHLANTHWPDGPYRPVMMIAGPELMVVPITIHIALKDVPAALTEDLIVETGRITANDMKKRFGFPAPRLAFCGLNPHAGENGAMGMEDQSVIAPALERLHSEGIDATGPLPADTMFHPQARQQYDCALGMYHDQVLVPAKTIGFDESVNVTLGLPFVRTSPDHGTAYALAGSGKARPDSFAASLRMAAVLSDPSTL; this is translated from the coding sequence ATGGTGTCCGTCAAGACGCCGCTGGCCGTGACATGCGGCGAGCCGGCAGGAATTGGGCCCGATATCACGCTGATGTCCTGGGCCGCGCGCAAGACACTCTCACTTCCGACGTTCTACTTGCGTGGAGATCCAGGTTTCATTGGACGCCGAGCACGGCGTCTGGGCATTGATGTTCCGGTCCAGGTTGTGGAGCCGGAAGAAGCAATAGGATGCTTTTCCAAGTATTTGCCTGTGGTGGCGACGGGTGATCCGGTGGATGACCGACCCGGCGAAGAGGCTGAGGAAACGGCTAACGCTGTGATCGCCTCAATCGAATCTTCTGTTGAGGATGTTCGTGAAGGGCGGGCGAGCGGTGTAGTCACCAACCCAATCAACAAGGCAGCACTTTACAGTGCCGGCTTCACCTATCCCGGTCATACCGAATTTCTAGGACATCTCGCCAACACGCATTGGCCGGATGGCCCGTACCGGCCTGTCATGATGATAGCCGGACCAGAACTGATGGTTGTTCCGATCACCATTCATATTGCCCTCAAGGACGTTCCCGCAGCGCTCACAGAAGACCTTATTGTCGAGACTGGACGCATAACTGCAAACGACATGAAAAAGCGCTTTGGATTCCCGGCACCTCGCCTTGCCTTCTGCGGCCTCAATCCGCATGCCGGCGAGAATGGCGCCATGGGAATGGAAGACCAATCAGTCATTGCGCCGGCGCTCGAGAGATTGCACTCCGAAGGCATCGACGCCACGGGGCCGTTGCCCGCTGACACAATGTTCCACCCGCAAGCCCGTCAGCAGTATGACTGTGCACTTGGCATGTATCATGATCAGGTTCTGGTTCCCGCCAAGACCATTGGCTTCGATGAATCTGTCAACGTGACACTCGGCCTGCCTTTCGTCAGAACGTCTCCCGATCATGGCACAGCCTATGCTTTGGCTGGCAGCGGCAAAGCCCGGCCAGACAGCTTTGCGGCGTCGCTTCGCATGGCTGCTGTCCTTTCTGATCCGAGCACTCTTTGA
- the rsmA gene encoding 16S rRNA (adenine(1518)-N(6)/adenine(1519)-N(6))-dimethyltransferase RsmA yields the protein MAQIDDLPPLREVIATHSLDARKSLGQNFLLDLNLTSRIARAAAPLDDCTILEIGPGPGGLTRALLAAGAKRVIAIEKDTRCLPALSEISSYYDGRLEVIEGDALKIDPVSLAGGDKIKIVANLPYNVGTQLLLNWITTEDWPPFWTSLTLMFQKEVGERIVAQPGSKAYGRLAVLAGWRTTGGMLFDLNPKAFTPPPKVTSTVVQLMPKEEPFTCSRKMLEKVTAAAFGQRRKMLRASLKSLGGPADDLIEAAGLNPTARAEEIDVEGFVRLANYYAER from the coding sequence ATGGCTCAGATTGACGACCTTCCTCCTCTTCGTGAGGTCATTGCAACTCACAGCCTTGATGCGCGAAAATCACTGGGACAGAACTTTCTTCTTGATCTCAACCTCACATCCAGAATTGCGCGCGCAGCCGCTCCGCTTGATGACTGTACCATTCTGGAGATTGGCCCAGGTCCCGGAGGCCTCACGCGGGCACTTCTCGCCGCCGGTGCCAAGCGTGTCATTGCCATTGAGAAAGACACGCGCTGTCTGCCTGCCCTGTCAGAGATTTCCAGCTACTATGATGGCCGCCTCGAAGTCATCGAAGGCGATGCGTTGAAAATCGATCCGGTTTCCCTTGCCGGCGGCGACAAAATCAAGATCGTCGCCAACCTTCCCTATAATGTGGGCACGCAACTTCTGCTCAATTGGATCACGACGGAGGACTGGCCGCCTTTCTGGACCTCCCTGACCTTGATGTTCCAGAAGGAAGTCGGTGAGCGGATCGTCGCCCAGCCGGGTTCCAAAGCCTATGGACGGCTGGCTGTACTTGCGGGATGGCGGACCACGGGTGGCATGCTCTTCGACCTTAACCCTAAGGCATTCACGCCACCGCCCAAGGTCACGTCGACGGTTGTTCAGCTCATGCCGAAGGAAGAACCTTTCACCTGTTCGAGAAAGATGCTCGAGAAAGTCACGGCTGCCGCTTTCGGCCAGCGGCGCAAAATGTTGCGTGCCAGCCTCAAGTCACTCGGTGGCCCGGCGGATGACCTGATCGAGGCGGCCGGACTTAATCCCACCGCACGGGCAGAGGAAATCGACGTCGAAGGCTTTGTAAGGCTCGCCAACTACTATGCAGAACGCTAG
- the gmk gene encoding guanylate kinase: MSETTSEKAGTMVSADQAERERRGLMLVLSSPSGAGKSTIARMLLEREDNLDLSISVTTRPRRSNEVDGVHYHFRTPEAFEDMKARGELLEWAEVHGNFYATPRGPVEETIETGKDILFDIDIQGTFQLYEKMREDVVSVFILPPSIDEMKARLRGRGEDPEEVIMRRLETAVGEMRHWSKYDYVVVNEDLERAYENVRSILKAERLKQKRSGAVAKLMNGMVDDLQEALKQGR; the protein is encoded by the coding sequence ATGTCTGAGACAACGTCTGAAAAGGCAGGCACGATGGTCAGTGCTGATCAGGCCGAGCGAGAGCGGCGCGGCCTGATGCTGGTCCTCTCGTCGCCCTCGGGTGCGGGAAAATCGACGATTGCCCGCATGCTTCTGGAGCGGGAAGACAATCTAGACCTCTCGATCTCTGTCACAACCCGCCCGCGTCGTTCGAACGAGGTGGATGGCGTTCACTATCATTTCCGCACGCCTGAAGCGTTCGAGGACATGAAGGCGCGGGGCGAGCTTCTGGAGTGGGCCGAAGTGCACGGCAACTTCTATGCGACACCTCGCGGTCCCGTTGAGGAGACCATCGAGACCGGCAAGGACATACTCTTCGATATTGATATTCAGGGCACGTTCCAGCTCTATGAAAAGATGCGTGAGGACGTTGTCTCTGTCTTTATTCTTCCACCATCCATCGACGAGATGAAGGCGCGGCTGCGCGGACGTGGTGAAGACCCGGAAGAGGTCATCATGCGTCGGCTGGAAACAGCGGTCGGAGAGATGCGTCACTGGTCGAAGTACGACTATGTGGTCGTCAATGAGGACCTTGAGCGCGCTTATGAGAACGTACGTTCGATCCTAAAGGCCGAACGCCTGAAGCAGAAGCGCTCCGGCGCGGTCGCCAAGCTCATGAACGGTATGGTTGATGACCTGCAGGAAGCGCTGAAACAGGGTCGCTAG
- a CDS encoding YicC/YloC family endoribonuclease, protein MTLASMTGFARIQGEAGVVRWTWELRSVNGKNLDVRIRIPAGLENLEQKIRERCAKVLKRGNVSVGLSMKRDEGEAALTVNESALESVLEAIELLRSRVPEVAPPTLDGILAQKGVFELKEQEDDEETRAAMFVALLESLDRALDELVAMRRSEGAAINAIITKQIDTVASLTARAEGLPSRQPEAIKARLSAQVAELLDAAGGALDPQRLHQEAAILATKADIREEIDRLHAHVEAVRELLAAGGAIGRRLDFLAQEFNRETNTLCSKSNDVELTAIGLDLKAVIDQMREQIQNLE, encoded by the coding sequence ATGACGCTTGCCAGTATGACAGGATTTGCCCGTATTCAGGGCGAAGCAGGCGTCGTCCGCTGGACTTGGGAACTGAGATCCGTCAACGGCAAGAACCTGGACGTTAGGATCCGTATTCCCGCGGGCCTGGAGAATCTCGAACAAAAAATTCGTGAACGATGCGCGAAGGTGCTCAAACGCGGCAACGTTTCCGTCGGATTGTCCATGAAGCGCGATGAGGGCGAAGCTGCCCTTACGGTGAATGAGAGCGCCCTGGAATCTGTTCTGGAGGCAATTGAATTACTGCGATCGCGTGTTCCGGAAGTTGCCCCGCCGACCCTTGACGGCATTTTGGCACAAAAGGGCGTTTTCGAGCTCAAGGAGCAGGAAGACGACGAGGAAACTCGGGCAGCCATGTTCGTGGCGCTGCTGGAAAGCCTTGACCGGGCGCTCGATGAGCTTGTGGCCATGCGCCGGAGTGAAGGTGCGGCCATCAACGCCATCATCACAAAGCAGATCGACACGGTCGCGAGTTTGACGGCACGAGCTGAGGGGTTGCCCTCTCGCCAGCCTGAAGCGATCAAGGCACGCCTTTCCGCTCAGGTTGCCGAGTTGTTGGACGCGGCGGGCGGTGCATTGGACCCGCAGCGGCTTCATCAGGAAGCTGCAATCCTCGCCACGAAGGCTGATATTCGTGAAGAGATTGATCGGCTTCATGCCCATGTGGAGGCCGTACGCGAACTGCTCGCTGCCGGTGGTGCCATTGGCCGGCGCCTCGACTTCCTGGCTCAGGAATTCAATCGCGAGACCAATACGCTTTGCTCGAAATCGAATGACGTTGAGCTGACGGCCATCGGTCTGGACCTCAAAGCCGTCATCGACCAGATGCGCGAGCAGATACAGAACCTGGAGTAG
- the mltG gene encoding endolytic transglycosylase MltG, whose translation MRIKPKSPREAIQPEPAPGPPPRSRHVRNPIVILINMVISITVLSLLGAGSALYFGKQVFEQAGPLKEDRTVVIASGSGLSGITERLKAQNVIEDTLVDELVFNAGVRFYKNATKLKAGEYAFNAGTSMQEVMTDLVEGNAVTHSVTVPEGWSTAQILERVRSNPVLVGEITEIPEEGALLPETYTFTRGSSRQQIIDQMTEAQSALLSDIWERRSEDLPIASPEELVILASIVEKETAKADERPRVAGVFVNRLNRNMRLQSDPTILYGIHGGEAWLKDRSAIKQSELKKETPYNTYQINGLPPGPIGNPGRAAMEAVANPSRTKDLYFVADGTGGHIFAETYEQHQANVRKWRQVERERREAEKNQPASQSN comes from the coding sequence ATGCGCATCAAGCCGAAAAGCCCGCGCGAAGCGATCCAGCCGGAACCAGCGCCCGGACCTCCGCCGCGCTCACGCCACGTTCGAAATCCGATCGTGATCCTGATCAATATGGTCATCTCGATCACGGTGCTCTCGCTGCTCGGGGCCGGCTCAGCGCTCTATTTCGGCAAGCAGGTCTTCGAGCAAGCAGGTCCGCTCAAGGAGGACCGTACGGTTGTCATCGCCTCCGGCTCAGGCCTTTCCGGCATCACCGAACGGTTGAAGGCCCAAAACGTCATCGAGGATACGCTCGTTGATGAGTTGGTCTTCAATGCCGGCGTGCGGTTCTACAAGAACGCGACGAAACTGAAAGCCGGTGAATATGCCTTCAACGCCGGCACCAGCATGCAGGAAGTCATGACTGATCTGGTTGAGGGCAATGCCGTGACTCACTCGGTGACGGTGCCTGAGGGCTGGTCGACAGCGCAGATCCTCGAGCGCGTTCGCTCCAACCCGGTCCTTGTCGGTGAAATCACAGAGATTCCGGAAGAAGGCGCACTCCTGCCAGAGACGTATACGTTTACTCGCGGCAGTTCACGTCAGCAGATCATCGATCAGATGACGGAGGCCCAGAGTGCTCTGTTGTCCGACATCTGGGAGCGGCGTAGTGAGGACCTCCCGATCGCGTCACCGGAAGAATTGGTGATCTTGGCAAGCATTGTCGAGAAGGAAACGGCCAAGGCGGATGAGCGCCCTCGTGTGGCAGGTGTCTTCGTAAATCGGCTCAATCGTAACATGCGGCTGCAGTCCGATCCGACGATCCTTTACGGTATCCATGGCGGTGAAGCCTGGTTGAAAGACCGGTCAGCGATCAAGCAATCTGAGCTGAAAAAAGAAACCCCTTACAACACCTATCAGATCAATGGTTTGCCGCCGGGCCCTATCGGCAATCCCGGCCGGGCAGCTATGGAAGCAGTTGCAAATCCATCTCGCACCAAAGATCTCTACTTCGTCGCAGACGGCACCGGCGGACATATCTTCGCAGAGACCTATGAGCAACATCAGGCGAACGTGCGCAAATGGCGACAGGTCGAGCGGGAACGGCGTGAGGCCGAAAAGAACCAGCCGGCTTCGCAATCGAACTGA
- the fabF gene encoding beta-ketoacyl-ACP synthase II, whose protein sequence is MRRVVVTGLGMVSPLGGNVDVSWKKILEGKSGANKVTNFKVDDLACQIAAQIPRDPSAEGAFNPDDWMEPKEQRKVDDFIIYALAASDQALADSGWKAETYEDQIRAGVLIGSGIGGLQGIEEAAHVLADKGPRRLSPFFIPGRLINLAGGYVSIRHGLKGPNHAVVTACSTGAHAIGDASRLIAFGDADVMVAGGTESPVCRLSLAGFAACRALSTGFNDQPEKGSRPYDKDRDGFVMGEGAGVVVLEEYEHAIARGAKIYAEIVGYGLSGDAHHITAPASDGDGAYRCMEAALKRAGVSAADVDYVNAHGTSTPLGDEIELGAITRLAGDAASKLTMSSTKSSIGHLLGAAGAVEAIFSVLAIRDSMAPPTINLDNPSIETEIDLVAHKPKEMNIDVALSNSFGFGGTNASLVFKKVAA, encoded by the coding sequence ATGAGGCGAGTTGTTGTAACAGGATTGGGCATGGTGTCTCCGCTTGGCGGAAACGTTGATGTCTCTTGGAAGAAGATCCTCGAAGGTAAAAGCGGTGCCAACAAGGTCACCAACTTCAAGGTCGACGACCTGGCATGCCAGATCGCAGCACAGATCCCGCGCGATCCATCTGCCGAAGGGGCATTCAATCCCGACGACTGGATGGAACCCAAAGAACAGCGCAAGGTCGATGATTTCATCATCTACGCCCTTGCAGCATCCGACCAGGCCCTGGCTGACAGTGGCTGGAAGGCCGAAACATATGAAGACCAGATTCGCGCTGGTGTTCTGATTGGCTCAGGTATCGGCGGCCTTCAGGGCATCGAGGAAGCCGCGCATGTTCTGGCCGACAAAGGCCCGCGCCGCCTGTCACCATTCTTTATACCCGGCCGCCTGATCAATTTGGCTGGTGGCTATGTCTCCATCCGTCATGGCCTTAAGGGGCCGAACCATGCGGTTGTGACCGCGTGCTCGACCGGTGCACATGCCATTGGCGATGCGTCTCGCCTGATCGCTTTCGGCGATGCAGATGTGATGGTTGCGGGCGGAACGGAATCACCGGTCTGCCGCCTGTCGCTTGCTGGCTTTGCCGCATGTCGGGCGTTGTCCACCGGATTTAATGACCAGCCTGAAAAAGGTTCTCGCCCTTATGACAAGGACCGCGATGGTTTCGTCATGGGCGAGGGCGCCGGCGTTGTCGTTCTCGAAGAATACGAGCATGCGATTGCGCGCGGCGCGAAGATCTATGCCGAAATCGTCGGTTACGGTCTGTCGGGCGATGCGCACCACATTACGGCTCCAGCATCGGATGGCGACGGCGCCTATCGTTGCATGGAAGCGGCTCTCAAGCGGGCAGGTGTGAGTGCAGCAGATGTGGACTACGTCAATGCTCACGGCACATCGACACCACTTGGCGATGAAATCGAGCTTGGTGCGATCACACGCCTTGCTGGCGATGCTGCAAGCAAGCTGACCATGTCGTCGACCAAGTCGTCTATTGGTCACCTGCTGGGTGCTGCGGGTGCTGTGGAGGCGATCTTCTCCGTTCTGGCAATTCGCGACAGCATGGCACCGCCAACGATCAATCTCGACAATCCATCGATTGAGACCGAGATCGATCTGGTCGCGCACAAGCCCAAGGAAATGAACATTGATGTGGCGCTGTCGAATTCGTTCGGCTTTGGTGGCACCAATGCTTCCTTGGTGTTCAAGAAAGTTGCGGCGTAA
- a CDS encoding acyl carrier protein — protein MSDIADRVKKIVVEHLGVDAEKVVEAASFIDDLGADSLDTVELVMAFEEEFGVEIPDDAAETILTVGDAVKFLEKNAG, from the coding sequence ATGAGCGATATCGCGGATCGAGTTAAGAAAATCGTTGTCGAGCACCTCGGCGTGGACGCTGAAAAGGTTGTGGAAGCTGCAAGCTTCATCGACGATCTGGGCGCAGACAGCCTCGACACCGTTGAACTCGTCATGGCTTTCGAAGAAGAATTCGGTGTAGAAATTCCGGATGATGCAGCTGAAACCATCCTGACGGTTGGCGATGCTGTTAAGTTCCTGGAAAAGAACGCCGGCTAA
- the fabG gene encoding 3-oxoacyl-[acyl-carrier-protein] reductase codes for MFTLEGKAALITGATGGIGESIARALHAQGATVALSGTRAEKLEVLAADLGERAFVTPANLSDRAAVDALLPAAEEKLGKVDILVNNAGITRDNIFMRMKDDEWDQVLEVNLTSGFRLCRAAIKGMMKRRTGRIIGITSVVGVTGNPGQTNYAAAKAGMIGMYKSLAREVASRNITVNTVAPGFIETAMTDELNDKQKESILQSVPAGRLGKADEIAAASVYLASDEAAYVTGQTLHINGGMAMI; via the coding sequence ATGTTCACCCTCGAGGGGAAAGCAGCGCTCATCACGGGTGCCACCGGCGGAATTGGCGAATCCATCGCACGCGCACTTCATGCGCAAGGCGCGACCGTCGCCCTGTCGGGTACGCGTGCAGAGAAGTTGGAAGTTCTCGCGGCAGACCTTGGTGAGCGCGCGTTTGTGACACCCGCTAATCTCTCTGATCGTGCCGCTGTCGACGCGCTGCTTCCGGCGGCCGAAGAGAAGCTCGGCAAGGTCGACATTCTGGTCAACAATGCCGGAATCACCCGCGACAACATCTTCATGCGGATGAAAGACGACGAGTGGGATCAGGTGCTGGAAGTGAACCTCACGTCTGGTTTCCGCCTGTGCCGTGCTGCCATCAAAGGCATGATGAAGCGCCGGACGGGCCGCATCATCGGAATTACCTCGGTTGTCGGTGTGACGGGAAATCCCGGACAGACCAACTACGCGGCGGCCAAGGCCGGCATGATCGGAATGTACAAGTCGCTTGCGCGGGAAGTTGCCAGCCGCAACATCACCGTCAACACGGTCGCTCCCGGATTCATTGAGACAGCGATGACCGACGAACTGAACGACAAGCAGAAGGAATCAATTCTGCAGAGCGTTCCGGCAGGCCGGTTGGGCAAAGCGGACGAGATCGCGGCCGCTTCCGTTTATCTCGCCAGTGATGAGGCAGCTTATGTCACAGGACAAACGCTGCATATCAATGGCGGCATGGCTATGATTTAA
- the fabD gene encoding ACP S-malonyltransferase — protein MSIAFTFPGQGSQAVGMGKVLADAYPEAKAVFEEVDEALGQKLSDVMWNGPEADLTLTANAQPALMTVSLATMRVLESKGLDLAGSVSFVAGHSLGEYSALAAAGAFDVATAARLLRVRGDAMQNAVPVGQGAMAALLGLDFEAAQEVAREAAQGEVCQAANDNAPGQVVVSGHVAAVERAIDIAKAKGARRALLLPVSAPFHCSLMAPAADAMAEALAGADIKAPKVPLIANVLAQPVSDTDEIRKRLVEQVTGTVRWRESIEWLASEGVDTFVEVGTGKVLTGMVKRIAKETTGIAVNSPEDIDALIEKLNG, from the coding sequence ATGAGCATCGCATTCACGTTTCCCGGACAGGGAAGTCAGGCCGTTGGCATGGGCAAGGTTCTGGCTGATGCCTATCCCGAAGCCAAAGCAGTCTTTGAAGAAGTCGATGAAGCGCTTGGTCAGAAGCTTTCCGACGTGATGTGGAACGGTCCTGAAGCCGACCTAACTCTGACGGCCAATGCGCAGCCTGCGCTCATGACCGTTAGCCTGGCAACCATGCGAGTTTTGGAATCAAAGGGCCTCGATCTGGCAGGAAGCGTCAGTTTTGTAGCCGGTCACTCTCTGGGAGAATATTCCGCTCTGGCAGCCGCCGGCGCATTTGATGTCGCGACCGCAGCTCGGCTTCTTCGCGTGCGCGGCGATGCCATGCAAAACGCCGTTCCGGTCGGTCAGGGTGCGATGGCTGCGCTCCTCGGGCTCGATTTCGAAGCCGCTCAGGAAGTTGCACGCGAAGCGGCGCAGGGCGAGGTTTGTCAGGCAGCAAACGACAATGCACCGGGGCAAGTTGTTGTCTCCGGCCATGTTGCCGCCGTTGAGCGTGCAATTGACATCGCGAAGGCAAAAGGTGCCCGCCGCGCATTGTTGTTGCCGGTCAGCGCACCGTTCCATTGTTCATTGATGGCTCCGGCAGCCGATGCGATGGCAGAAGCATTGGCAGGCGCTGACATCAAGGCGCCGAAGGTGCCTCTGATCGCAAACGTTCTGGCGCAACCCGTCTCCGACACGGACGAGATCCGCAAGCGTCTGGTCGAGCAGGTGACAGGAACCGTCCGTTGGCGTGAGTCAATCGAATGGCTCGCAAGCGAAGGCGTCGACACATTCGTCGAGGTCGGTACCGGCAAGGTGCTGACCGGCATGGTCAAGCGCATTGCCAAGGAAACGACCGGCATCGCAGTCAATTCGCCCGAAGATATCGACGCTCTCATTGAAAAATTGAACGGCTGA
- the rpsF gene encoding 30S ribosomal protein S6, protein MPLYEHVFLARQDVSAQQVEALVEQFKGLIETAGGTVGKVETWGLRSLAYRIKKNRKAHYTLMNLDAPHAAVAEMERQMGLNEDVLRFMTFKVDELDDEPSAMMQKRDRDDRRGGRGDRFGGGERGGDRGGRGGDRGERAPRRAEGE, encoded by the coding sequence ATGCCTCTTTACGAGCACGTGTTCCTGGCTCGCCAGGACGTTTCGGCCCAGCAGGTCGAAGCCCTCGTCGAACAGTTCAAAGGTTTGATCGAAACCGCTGGTGGAACTGTCGGCAAGGTGGAAACTTGGGGACTTCGCTCCCTCGCATACCGCATCAAGAAGAACCGCAAGGCTCACTACACTTTGATGAACCTCGACGCTCCGCATGCAGCGGTTGCCGAGATGGAACGTCAGATGGGCCTGAACGAAGACGTACTTCGCTTCATGACCTTCAAGGTCGACGAGTTGGACGATGAGCCGTCTGCCATGATGCAGAAGCGTGACCGCGACGACCGTCGTGGTGGACGCGGCGACCGCTTTGGCGGTGGTGAGCGTGGCGGCGACCGTGGTGGTCGTGGTGGCGATCGGGGCGAACGCGCTCCGCGTCGTGCAGAAGGGGAGTAA
- the rpsR gene encoding 30S ribosomal protein S18 — protein sequence MVDIAQIPSRRPFFRRRKTCPFSGENSPKIDYKDVRLLQRYISERGKIVPSRITAVSAKKQRELARAIKRARLLGLLPFVIS from the coding sequence ATGGTTGATATCGCACAGATTCCGAGCCGTCGTCCGTTCTTCCGTCGCCGGAAGACCTGCCCGTTCTCCGGTGAAAATTCACCGAAGATCGACTACAAGGACGTTCGTCTCCTGCAGCGCTACATTTCCGAACGTGGCAAGATCGTACCGAGCCGTATCACCGCCGTTTCTGCAAAGAAGCAGCGTGAACTGGCCCGTGCCATCAAGCGCGCTCGCCTGCTTGGCCTGCTGCCTTTCGTCATCAGCTAA
- the rplI gene encoding 50S ribosomal protein L9, translating into MQIILLERIAKLGQMGDTVRVRDGYARNFLLPQGKALRANKANMAKFEGQRAQLEARNLERREEASAVAAKLDGESQVMIRSAGETGQLYGSVSKRDIAEGLTAAGFSVARSQVELNTPIKTIGLHSVLVALHPEVEVTVVINVARSEDEANRQAAGEDLTAPEQDIFEFEEDEEDETEGEGEEGEASEEVAEEEEA; encoded by the coding sequence ATGCAAATTATCCTTCTTGAGCGCATCGCCAAGCTCGGACAGATGGGCGACACCGTCCGCGTTCGTGACGGCTATGCCCGCAACTTCCTTCTGCCTCAGGGCAAGGCTCTTCGTGCAAACAAGGCCAACATGGCCAAGTTCGAAGGCCAGCGAGCCCAGCTTGAAGCCCGCAACCTCGAACGCCGCGAAGAAGCATCTGCTGTCGCTGCCAAGCTCGACGGCGAAAGCCAGGTCATGATCCGTTCGGCTGGTGAAACCGGCCAGCTCTACGGTTCCGTTTCCAAGCGCGATATCGCTGAAGGCCTGACCGCAGCTGGTTTCTCTGTTGCACGCAGCCAGGTTGAGCTCAACACGCCGATCAAGACCATCGGTCTTCACAGCGTTCTGGTTGCCCTGCACCCGGAAGTCGAAGTCACGGTCGTGATCAACGTCGCACGCTCCGAAGACGAAGCAAACCGTCAGGCTGCTGGTGAAGATCTCACCGCTCCTGAGCAGGACATCTTCGAATTCGAGGAAGACGAAGAAGACGAGACCGAGGGTGAAGGTGAAGAAGGCGAAGCTTCTGAGGAAGTCGCCGAGGAAGAAGAAGCCTAA